TGTGGATTGAGATGGTAGTGGGGTAAGAGACAAATAGCCAGAATCGGGTAtctgtttttgtttaaaatttattgTAATGGGGTCCGCAAAGGGAGGGGGTGAAGGGTGGGGAACATGCAGGGGACACAGGAACACGATGTCATGGCTAGGGCCACAATTTCTGTTGGGGAGAGGTGGGgaaaaaagggattaaaaaaaaaaggacataacTACAGTTGAGATGAGAGGGAATGGGGGAAATACTGCCGCTGCATTCCCCCCTGGGAAGCACCTTTATTTTCTGGCACCCCAAAAACTCTACCCTCTCATTTTGTCCTTTACATATcctactcccctcccccaagtTCCCGTCTCTTACTCTGCCTTCTCCCCAAAATGTTTTATCCCCTTACTCGCCCAGTCTTCTTTATGATACACTCTAGAGGGATAGGATTAGGGCCAAGGACCCCAAACAAACCTCCACTTGTGACACTAAGTCCTTTATTGTTTGTCCCTCACCTCGGCCTCTTTCTTTCCaaatctctcttcttcccagacCTAGGACAGAGTCTTtgatttccctcctttcttcctccacaCTTACCCCACCCTCCCGCCCCCCATTTAAACAGCACCAACTCCCCAGGGATGGGCAGCAGACAGTAGGCAAATAGGGGATtggaaaggtgggaaggaagaggaCCTTTAAGGAAAAAAGGTTCTTGAATCCCTGGGAGAGCATGGGAAGGGCGATGGAGAAGAGAGGGCAATGAGACAGCTGGTATGTTCTTTGTCACCCCTGTTATCAGTTTAGGGTGCCCCCAAATCACCAGAGGAACAATGGGGTTCAtatagggagaggggagagaggagaaacgAATGTTTAAAATCTAGTGAATTCCCCTAAGGAAAACATTTCTTCACTCCTTCCTTCTGATGGCTCCTTGGTTGGTGGGGGAAGGAACTGAGTTGGTGGGAAGGGggtaagagaggagagagggactGAGGCCTTTCCTCTATACCCCAAACCCCACCTCAGGGCTCACCAGGGCTGTGAGGGAAGTGGCTGAGAGCTCACAGGGATACCCTCTGCCCCAGAAAGGGAGCCCACAGCTGTGGGGGTAGCTGCCGCaactgctgctgccgctgccgccgctgcCGAGGCTGCTGCTGCCATAGGACAGACTTCACCTGTACCTGCAGCaagtggggaggggaagcagaagtggggggggggggagggagagagagagagagggagagttatCAGTGTGGACCTGTGGCAAGAGTTTTTCCCTCATAGctgcttcctctctctctgcctgggAAGCTATTTCTTCTACCATTCCCTCCCCTGGGACACAGCCGTTGCACATTTCCTGCTCCCTCTCCAGAAGTTCAGGTTTTCTCTTTCCagcctctcttctttcccttggaGACACTTCAACAGTTCTCCTAAAAGGCCCTCCTTACCCCAAATATCCTCTCTAGCCTATATTTCCTAGTGACCTATCCTGCCCCTCTGGGCCTTCCTGAGTACCCCTATCCTACCCCTAGGGTCTTCTGATCCCCTtccacccctcaccccccatGCCCCACCAGCCGTGCGCCTCGCCTTGCCTGGTGGGTGCAGGGGTTCCCCTCAGCAGGTGGGCTGCGGCGGTGGTGGCTGTGGCTGGGGGGCGTCTCCAGGGACAGGGGGTGCGCCCCCACTGAGGTGGGTCTGCATGTGGCCAGCCAGCTGGGTGGGGGTCTTGCAGTGCACACTGCAGAGCTTGCACAGGAGCCGGTCGGGCCGGGGGGCCTGGAGCCCGTGGTCCTTCACCGCATGGACGCGCAGGTATGCCGCCGTGGTGAAGCCTACGGGGTGACCAGGATGGGGACAGGGACAGGGGTCAGCTAAGTGGAGACCCCAGAGACGGGGATGTTCTCCTAGGTTGGGGACTCACTTCCCCAGTAATGGTCAGGTCATCTATACCCAAAAACCTGGGGATATCTTTCTATTTAATTAGTGGTCTTTTGCCCAGAGGTGGTAATATCTTCTCATTCCCCAAACTTAGAACTTTGTCTACTCAGCAGATATTCCTTTCCAGAGATAGCTATGATCTCTCTTCCCAGGACCCATAGAGCTTACTCTTCCCAACTGGCAAAACCCTCTCCAGAGGTGGCAGGAGATAGGATTCCTAGTCACTCAGGGCATTTGTTCTACTAAGTGAATGTATCTTTCCCCAGAGACGGCTGtgtcccccaacccccccccccaaaccctaaAGATTTGGTTCCCAGTTATTGAGGAAACTTACTCAATTTAAAAGGAAGCTTGTTCTACTTAACAAGTATTCTTCCCCAGAGCTGCCTGCATTCTCCCTCAGATGCAGGTCTTTGCTCTTCCATCACCCACCCACCATTCAGTTGTAGTTACTGTCACCCGGTGGGTTTAGTATTTCTGCCTTGTGTCCTTCTACAAAAGCTATTTGTTACATGTTCTTCCCCAAACCCTGATGAGCCCTATTCAATCAATATTCAGTCAACTTGTTCTCCGTGAATTGTATCCCTTTGCAGAAGCAGTTGCATCTTCTGTTCCTCAACACTGAGGGAAACCAGTTCCCCATCTCCCATGAAGTTTGTTCTACTTGGCTACTTTCCCCCCAGAGATTACTGTGCCCACCCAGCTTTTCCTCTCAGACGAAGAAGATGGAGCATCACTTCTCAGCAATAAGTtgtgttttctcccctataacATAAAAGTGATTCTGCTAACTTTAGGTCTTTTAATAAGCTACTGTGTCTCTCTTCAGATGCAGCTGCATTCTTTTTAACCAAAGGGACACTAATCTTTTGAATCCTACACCAGAAAATCATTCCTTTCTTCTACAGCCTAAAATGGCcccattaattcatttattattacAATTTGTTGTGGAATTCAACAACATATTAAGCCCTTTGCTAATTTTCCCCTAGACCCTTCCAGCCCCTTCACTCCCTACCTTTGTTGCAGAGTTCGCAGACATGGTGAGGCCCTTGGCTGTGCACCTTCATATGGTCAGAGATGTAGGCTGCACTCAGCATTTTGCCACATACGTGGCATGGTACCTTCTCTTCATGCCGCACTGTATGTGCTCGAAGTCGGTCCTTGGTAGCAAATGCAGCTTCACATGTCTGGGATGGAGAAGTCAAAAGATAGTTAAATGCTGTTAGAAAGAGGATGTATGCTGGGGATGAGGGAATAAAGTCAAAGCCCCAGAAATGTGGAGTATGGGATCTTAGAGCAATAggcaaataggaataaaaagattAAACGTTTAAGAATTAGATTTGAATTAAAGGCCAAATAGGAATAGGAATCCTGAGAATGAGATCTTAGAGGCTGAGTCTTAGGTAAAAAGgggtttaaataacaaaaaaagtatCAGTACATCAAGGTCTCCATACCGCACATTTGAAGGGCCGTTCTGTTGAGTGCACCTGTCTGACGTGGCTGTTGAGGTGGTCTGGCCTGGGGGAATTTGTTAGGGGAAGGGGTTAGGCCTTTGGCCTTAAAATTGGGGGTTACCCCACCTTTCCTACTCTGTACTGTATTCCCATTAGAGAATGCATTCTTTTTTGAAGTCCAGCAACTGTTATTTACCCAGGAAGTCCCTCCCCTCATGCAAGACTTCTTCCCATTGTAAGGCCATCCCTTTTTACTTTCCTTGAGGCCTCCTTTAGGTGAGGCATCTCCCTTTTGCTCTCATTATATTGAAACTaccttttctcctcccccatccTTGGAAGCCTTCTTCCATGCCTGATGGGcatctctccccccaccccttgtgGGTGGCCCATCCCTGTGCACACCGGGAAAAGCTCTTGCCACAGTGGGAGCAGTTGTACGGCTTGTGCACAGCGCCGTCATGTGAGCGCACATGGTAGCTCATGCGGTCCTTGCGCTTGAAGCGCTGCTGACAGACAGGGCACTGGTACGGCTTCTCATCAGAGTGTGACAGCTTGTGTCGGTTCAGGTGGTAGACATCACGGAAGGCCTTTCCGCACATCTCACATGCATGATTCTTCCGGATCCGCTTCCCAGAGGCTGTGGTGGTTACCACGCCACCTCCACCAACTCCAGCCCCTCCACCCCCAGCACCcccttcacccccacccccaccagctCCACCCAGTGTTGCTGGCACACTTAGGAGACTCAGGGGCACCATGGTGGGCATCCTCATAGTACCAGGGCCAGCCCGCCCAGCCTTGGCACCCGTATGAATGGCTTCATGCCGTCGAAGGTTATAGCCGTTCTTAAACTCCTTGGCACAGAGGGCACAGATATATGGCCCTTTgctctttgatttcttctccagAGCAGTAGCTACAGGAGCTACAACAGCTGTGGAGGTTGGGGCAGCAGCAGCTGTGGCAGTAGCAGCAATTGTAGCTGGAGGTGCAGCTTCAGGAGCTGGTGCAGAGGTTGGAGGGGGTGGTGGAGGTGGTGCAGGGGGTTGCTTCAGGGCTGCTGTGTCCACTGTGGAAGCTGTGGCAGTGGCTGGGGGTGCAGCGGCGGCTGCAGCCGCTGCTGCAGCTGCTGCTGCCACAGCAGCCGCTGATTCCTGGGCTGCAGCGAGGACAGGGAGGAGGTCAACCTGGAGGGGCTCAGCAGATGGGGCCTGAGGAGTCGGTGGGGGGGCTGGGGCAGcctgagagggaaagaagggagtggAAAGAACGTGTGGGACTTAGGTGTCCCACTCCTTGATTTCCCAGAACCCAATATCCTGTGTACCCCCTCATCCCCCAACCTCCACCTGGTACTCAGAGTACTCACCTGGAATGGACTCTGGTTGCAGCCCTGGGATGCAAAGAACCGGGACTGAAGCTCAGCCCCAACCTGCAGGGGATTCTGGGCGTGACCCTGAGGTGGGGGAAAAGAGTTCATTAGATTGCCAACCCCCCTGGAATCCAATCCCAATACAGGGAATGGGGGGGCCAGGAGGGTGCAGGGGAAAACAGGAAACATGGCCTCCAGCCAGTCGGGTgttaggaagagagggaaagagtactTGGGGTAAGGACCCCTTAAAACAGGCTCTTGAGCTCCCTGGATTAAAAGTGTCATATAAacaataaaactggaaaaaagagaGTAATCCTCATGAAAGTGCCCGTCCCCTTAATTGGGGGGAAAGGTCAGATCCCCTTGGGGGGAGATGGCCCCGTAAATTGCCTCAAAAGTGGCCAAAAGGGCAATATGCTCCGGAAGAAGGGACAGGCAAGCCAGCGAAAGCCGGGTGGTGGTGGCAAGAAGCCCGGGGTTGTGGGGTCAGCCCCCCGACCCCCTTCAATGGCACACCACTCTCCTCACTGCAAGAGAACAATCGTTTTTGACCTGGGGAGGCCGCCTCCCCTCATTGTTGAGGGAGCGCGCCGGGCAGTGGGGGCTGGGGGACAGTCACATCCACATCCCCTCCCAGAAGGCGAGAGGACCAACTGCCACCCCACCCGCTCGGAAGGCTGAGGCGGAGAGAGGCAACGCCCCCTAGGCGGGAGGGGGAAAAAGTCCCCTCAGGTGGGGAGCAGAAGCTGGTGCAGGAGCCGAGGGGGGGGCGGGGCCGAGGGGCAGGACCCGGGAAGGGAGCGGGAATGGAGGGCGAGACGACGCGGGAAGCGGCGCGAGGCGGCGGGCTGGGCGCCCGGTACGCTGCGGCGGTTGGAATCCccggggtgggtggggggaggggggagcgcGAGGGAGAAGCCTCTGCCCCCGCCGCGCGCGCTCCCTCTCTGCGCctcggggagggagggagggagggaaggaggggggcagCTGCGCGCGCACCGGGCGCGCGGAGGGGGGGTGTGGAacggaagggagggagggggggtgtagggagggaggtggggtgggggggaggagaaggcgtgggggggtggggggaggggggttgttACCTGGAAGATGAAGCTGCTCCAGTTGCCTGGATCCATggcggagggagggagggaggcggcTCGCGCTCACCCCGGGGCgggaggaggaggtggggggaggggggaccagagggaggaggagggcggGCGGGAGGCGCGCGGGGCgggagggatgggaggaggaggatgggGGGGGAGCGGAGCACACACTGCGCGCGGGGAGGGCGGGAGAGCGGGCGGGAGGGGGGCGCGAGGACACACACACGGAGTCTCGGGCAAGCGCGAGCGCGGGCGCGCGAGtccaggggggagggggaagagagtgaGGGACACAggcgggagggggagggggagggaggcacccagctgccccaacctCCGTTAGCGCGAGACCCTCAAGACAAGCGCTGATTGGCCTAGGATAGTGCAGGTGGTGGGCACGCGGGGGATGGGGCGGCTCCCCCCTCCCTCTACCGagtcccccctcctctctccgcCAGCGGCCGTTATTCCGCGCGCACGCGCATAATGTCGCTGCCTTTGCTGAACGAGAGAAGCTGGGGCGCGCGCGTAGTGATGGGAGGGGCGGAGAAAATCCTAGGCACGCGCCTAACGGTCGTCACCCTCCAGGCCTCTCAAAAGTATTTTGTCTGGTTTCGGCCACCGTCCCTCCCCCCAGGAGTTTATTTACAATTGtcgttcttcccctcccccccttctccaAAAATGGCGGCTGTTGACCCTCCCCGCCCATTTCGCCTGGAGAGATTGTTTTCCCCAGGAGAAATGGGGGCGAATGTTAAATTATGCTGGAAAATAGATCAGTAATTAGCCCTCCCAAACCCACCTACCACTCCCCGCTCCCTGAGTAAATGCGCGGGTGGCGGGCTCCGCGAGCCCCCCCTCCCAAGAATCAGGCAGAGGCGACTGGACAAAACACTCTATTTACAGAAACCcgcacccccaccccccaccccccggtAAAACACGGACAGAATCCAGGTGTTCCGCGGGACTAGGAAGCGATGGTGGGGGCGACCAGCAGCAGCGGCGCTCAGGCATCCTTCAGCGGCAAGGCCCTGAAGCACTCGGCGGCCAAACTCAGGATGTTGGCCTGGAAAAGGAGAGCGGAGGCAATTAGACCCGCGGGCCAGCCACCCCCCCCTCCTGCCCGGCCCAGCCTGTGCCCCCCTTACCTTCACAAAGGTGGCCACCTGCTTCTCAGAGATGCCTTCCACCTGCCCCAGGTCCTCCACCTGCGGGGTAGGAAAGAGCCTATCACTCTGCCTAGGGAAGGCTCGCCTGTcttgtctgcctgcctgtctcccctcacgtcgtcgtcgtcgtcgtcgtcctcctcctcctcctcccagccGCCAGCCCGCCTCACCTCCGCAAAGGGGCCGTGCAGCTCCCGCCAGCCCACGATGAGCTGGGCTTTCTTCTCTCCAATACGCTGCAGCCTCCGCAGCTCCTTGGCAGAGCCAGTATTGAGCAGGCCTAGGATCTTCCTGCGGCTCTCGGTCAGGAGGTCTGGGGGCACCTGCAGCAGTTCCAAGGTGGTGCAGAGCCTCTCAGGCTGCTCTTCCTGCTGCCCGCAGATCGGCTCAGGCTGCTGCCGGGAGGAATGGATGGAGAAAGGAGGGTATGTGGGGGATCTCCAGAGGCTCCCTGCGGGTTGCAGGTAGGCAGCCAGCACCACGTGGAGGGGCTGGCCAGCTCCAGCCTTTCTTTTCCCTCATCCCTACCCTACTATTCTCTGGCACAGGGTTGATGATTGCCAGAACACACCCTATTCATTCCCACCCCAGTCTTAGACCTATCTTCAATCAACCCATCTTTCAAGTACCACCCTCCATGAAACCTTCTAGAGCTGGTAGTTGTAACCCTCAttgctttctcctttctctgagttCCCATGGCACTTGAGAGTACCTCCCATTTGGCAACTGTTTATGTGCCACCTCCTGAGAGCTCTCTTTTTGTCATGGGCCTCATCTAGCTTAATTTTCCTTGTGTTTACATACTTCACCTTGACTAACTAAATACTAGTTCCAAACTAGAGTTTGGGGTGTAACTCTTATTCTTAGAAGCTCAATAATTGAGTGACAAGGTGTCTTGACTTCTCAGACCTCCTTACCAACCTCTACCCTATAGGCCCAAATATCCATGTCTGCAGGTTATCTTACCTTCCTCTTACGGCTTTCTTTCTGCAGGATATGGGCCTTGCTTTGGGATGTTGTCTGCTCCTGAACTAAAGGTACAGATTGGAAGAAATAATCATGTCAAAGCAGTCACCAATCCTCCCCTTTATAGTTTCCCTTTCCTTATCCAGAACTTCCACCCCCCAACTCCgtttgtctttttccttacttagCCGAAAGGGTACAACCCTATTCAGAGGTTTGGTCATGGAGATTGTTTTTGAGGGAAGGGGGCAAGGTGGGGCCAGGGAGccattctcctcttcctccagtTCCTTGGGCTTCTGACTTTGTCTGTTGGCCTCTAGCTCTTTATACTTTTCCTTGAGCCTCTgtaggaataaatgaaaaaagatgatCTACTCTATTAAACACCTGagggctcaaaatctccatttataagTTTTCCAAGGCTCTAGAACAGTATGCCACTAGAAAAGATTAAGTTCCTGGCTGTATAGCTAGGGAGGGATGGAGTCAGGGTCAAACAAGTTCCAGGATGAGGAAGTTAGAAGAGTGGAAGcaagaaggtaggaaggaaacaTGACAGGGTAAGGAAGGCTTCAACCAAGCCTTGAATTCTTTCCATAGTCTACCTGAATCTCCAAGTCCTTTTCTTTCAAAGCCTTTTCTAGAGCTGTCCGTTCTCTTCGTGGTGTGCTTAGGATTGAAGTCCTGTGGCTCCCCTGGGAGTCTAGAATTCGATCCAGGTTTAGCAGGCGCTCTTGCACAGCTGGTTCTAGGGTATTCAGCTGCTTCAGAGGGCTGAGGATAAACGAATTTTatactttccttctctttcatttaACAGCTACCTGCTTCCCATGGCTGAATTCCCCAGCTTTCCATAATTCAGTAGGAATATCAAATTCTCATGTCAGAAGCATCAGGTTTAGACTAAAGATCTTGATTTGAGTCTTGATTGCCACAAAAAGGTAACCTTAAGCCCCCAGCAAAACATGTACCATAATGAATGGCACAAACACCACAAATCACTACATGTATTAAGAATGAGTAAGATAGGAATAGCTCCATGGTTATAGAACTTGATCCTTGAGAAGGCCTCATAAAGTGATGGATCAATCAAGCCACTCAGACCATAAGTTGTTGACAGTAGGAatgtcagaggttttgtttttaaagcaggAAAAGCTTTAAAGCTTTAAGCAACATGAGACTTTAGAAAGAACTCACAAGggagagtaaaaggaaaaatagtatCCTTCATTAATACTGGGATAGTGAGTTATACTTGGTGTCTGTCACATGTCCATAATTCCACATGGCACAgactattttcaattttttgtatAGTTTTACAATGCTCAGTCCAGAGATTCTGTATCCAGTTTATGCTCCATCAGCACTGAGGACCATTAGGTCTTCATCCTCAATAAACAGGACTGGTCTGGATAGGAAGCCCTTGGAATTGCTGAGCCCAAGACTGGAACAATCCACTGGCCTCAAGCATTTGGTACAAAGGCTGTGCTAAATGGTCAGTTGATGCTAATGACAGGAATCAAAGGCTGAaggtcattttaaagaaaagcattTGGGGTGTCAGGGTTAGGTCCAGTGCTGCTCACAACTAGGTCAATCACTCGAAGAACAGCACTTCAAAAGCTCTAGCATTTTTGGGCTATGTGACCTTTGGTGTGTCACAAAACTTTCTGGGATCTTGGtttctttaatttataaaaaggGAATTATCACCTGCCCTGTCTAACTTTATAGGGTTGTGGTAAGGATCACATAAGAagtatgtaaaatgttttaagcTATATTAAGCAAGCTATATTAATTTTACCTTTATTCCTCTTACACTTCTATAGTGGACTGGTCAGCTTCCTGAGGCCAAGACTAGAATTCAGAATGGTGTTGAATAGTTTTAAAGATATTAAACTAGCTTGGCCAGGGTTATCTGTATTTGTAGAGGAGAAATTAAACTTTCCTTTTTCTAGTTTATATGAACTTTTTCTCAACTCAGTGCTCTCTGAATTCTCCCCTATCCTTAAATGGACAATATCTGAAGCATTAGGATTAGATAGATGCTTTCCCTACAAAGTCATACTCTTGTGGATGGTCTTGCTATGTAGGTATGCCAAGGAAAAAGTTATTTCCTAAATTGGACTTGCTATCTCTTACTGCAAAAACCTGGAGGGAACTTATGTCcaaaccaatttttttctttacccttctgtttttagaatcaatacagaatattgattctaaggcagaagagtgctaaggactaggcaatgggagttaagtgttttgcccagttattaagggtctgaggccaaatttgaacccaggacttcccatcttcaggtctCTAACCATTGAACCGCCTAGCTGACCCTCAGACCAATCCTTAAATGCTCCTTGGGCTGACCTAGGAATGTTACTTTCAGTGCCTAGATGTCATGGCAGGGTAGGACAGGTATAAAAAGTTGGGACCAGAGCTCAAATTCTTCTGAAAGCAGGAAATACAGATAGTCACAGCACTGTATACATAGGCCCTCAAGAATGAGTAATATGTTTGCATGGATATAAACCAATTCTAATTACTAACATTATTCTTATTTAGGAGAAAGTATCAACATGATGTGGGAGATAGATGGAGGACTAAAAGGACTATCCCTTCTGTCTCACCTGAGTTTGGGACAGCCAGATAGAAGTTCTGGGATACTTGTCCTGTCCTCcatttcttcctgacttctagTCTGCTTTGCTTCTGGAGGATCCATCAATTCCTTTTGGCCTGGCTTCACTGGGATAAAAGCTAAATGGTAAAGAGAATAATATAGCCATCTATCTGCTTTCAACAGCCTCAACAAGACTATAGATATTACAATACCTGATACTCAAGGTCTCAAGCTTTCCCTTCCCtgtcctttgtctctctcctatAATACACCTCTTACCAGGGGGCTGAAGGCTCTTATGGGTGAAAGGCCGGTTGATCACTTCTTTGGACCTGGAGGCAAAGTTGAGTGATGTTACTGTATCTAGGTAGAAGCGCCTCTCTGGAGCAATATTAGCAATGAGTACACTGTGGGCTGAACCTCCAAGGGAGTCCTAGGGAAGATAGGAAAAAATTGAGTCAAGAGCTAGGTGTTTTCTATCATGGTCTACCCCTATTTCCAAAGGCACAGCTTCTATCActgcctcctcctcttccctttatCTTGGCCATTCTCAATCCTCAGCTTgggatagtggaaagaacactggcctGGGAGTTactatttactaactgtgtgactttggacaagttaacTAATCTCTGAGCTCGTTTTttttacctataaaataaggatgccATTTGACCTGCCTCTCTTAGAATTACTCTGAGCTTCAGAGAAAGAATGTAAAActgtaaagtactttaaaaacagAAGAGATTCTTAATAGAAATGAGATTCTTTGACCCCAAGGAAGAAATCTGAATGCCTCTTTTTTCTACATCTCTAGAACTGGAGTTCCAGGAACCATTGCCTCCCAGAGCAACCTGACCTGTAGCAGTCTGGTAAGCTTGCTGTCTCGGTAGGGAACACGGGGCAGGCCTTGGTTCAATGCATCTACCACCTTGCCCAACACAAAGAGGGAGGCATTGATGGCGCCACTCTCCTTTAGCCGCAAGCCCTGGTTGCCTGTACGCCGATTGTCCTCTGAACCAGCCAAGTCAATCAGATAGAGCTTCCCCTCCCGTTGCCGGAATGGGGCAATTCGCTCCCGCTGTTCCACCTGTGTGTGAGAAGTTACTGAGTGAACGAAAAATCAGAGGCCCAATTTTGGTAACTTTTTTTCTGCCTCTACTTCTTATCACCTATCCCAAATCCAGATCCAAAATACTCCAACCCTCAATATGCTGACAACAAACCCACTTTAACCAGGAGCACAGCATGGCTTCGGGAGGACCGTTGGTTGAGCCGGGTAGCTCCCACAGTCCGATTTCTGCTGGCTGGCAGGAAATGTTGTTCAAAGTCAGTGAAGGAAGCAATGGGTTTTTGGGTGAGTCCAGGGATCAGGATGTTCCCCCATCGGTCTTCTCTGATCACTAGGTCTCCTGAAGCAGGGGCAAGGAGGTCCAATACCTGGGAAAGACAGAAACAAGGTAGAATTCCTTATGTATAGCATCCTGACCTTCTATAGCTGGGCCTCACTACTATTCTCACTTTCTCTCCTTAAATAAGATCTAAGTTTTCTATTCAACCAAGTCCTCTCCTTAAGAGactttttttcttgacttttcccaCCTATCCCAAAGATTTAGGTTTCCAATTCCTATCTCAATCTCTCCTAACTTAAGAGGAGCCTTACC
The window above is part of the Monodelphis domestica isolate mMonDom1 chromosome 7, mMonDom1.pri, whole genome shotgun sequence genome. Proteins encoded here:
- the MAZ gene encoding myc-associated zinc finger protein isoform X4, which translates into the protein MDPGNWSSFIFQGHAQNPLQVGAELQSRFFASQGCNQSPFQAAPAPPPTPQAPSAEPLQVDLLPVLAAAQESAAAVAAAAAAAAAAAAAPPATATASTVDTAALKQPPAPPPPPPPTSAPAPEAAPPATIAATATAAAAPTSTAVVAPVATALEKKSKSKGPYICALCAKEFKNGYNLRRHEAIHTGAKAGRAGPGTMRMPTMVPLSLLSVPATLGGAGGGGGEGGAGGGGAGVGGGGVVTTTASGKRIRKNHACEMCGKAFRDVYHLNRHKLSHSDEKPYQCPVCQQRFKRKDRMSYHVRSHDGAVHKPYNCSHCGKSFSRPDHLNSHVRQVHSTERPFKCATCEAAFATKDRLRAHTVRHEEKVPCHVCGKMLSAAYISDHMKVHSQGPHHVCELCNKGTGEVCPMAAAASAAAAAAAAVAAATPTAVGSLSGAEGIPVSSQPLPSQPW
- the MAZ gene encoding myc-associated zinc finger protein isoform X2 — encoded protein: MTLLIQGAQEPVLRGPYPKYSFPLFLTPDWLEAMFPVFPCTLLAPPFPVLGLDSRGVGNLMNSFPPPQGHAQNPLQVGAELQSRFFASQGCNQSPFQAAPAPPPTPQAPSAEPLQVDLLPVLAAAQESAAAVAAAAAAAAAAAAAPPATATASTVDTAALKQPPAPPPPPPPTSAPAPEAAPPATIAATATAAAAPTSTAVVAPVATALEKKSKSKGPYICALCAKEFKNGYNLRRHEAIHTGAKAGRAGPGTMRMPTMVPLSLLSVPATLGGAGGGGGEGGAGGGGAGVGGGGVVTTTASGKRIRKNHACEMCGKAFRDVYHLNRHKLSHSDEKPYQCPVCQQRFKRKDRMSYHVRSHDGAVHKPYNCSHCGKSFSRPDHLNSHVRQVHSTERPFKCATCEAAFATKDRLRAHTVRHEEKVPCHVCGKMLSAAYISDHMKVHSQGPHHVCELCNKGTGEVCPMAAAASAAAAAAAAVAAATPTAVGSLSGAEGIPVSSQPLPSQPW
- the MAZ gene encoding myc-associated zinc finger protein isoform X3; this translates as MDPGNWSSFIFQGHAQNPLQVGAELQSRFFASQGCNQSPFQAAPAPPPTPQAPSAEPLQVDLLPVLAAAQESAAAVAAAAAAAAAAAAAPPATATASTVDTAALKQPPAPPPPPPPTSAPAPEAAPPATIAATATAAAAPTSTAVVAPVATALEKKSKSKGPYICALCAKEFKNGYNLRRHEAIHTGAKAGRAGPGTMRMPTMVPLSLLSVPATLGGAGGGGGEGGAGGGGAGVGGGGVVTTTASGKRIRKNHACEMCGKAFRDVYHLNRHKLSHSDEKPYQCPVCQQRFKRKDRMSYHVRSHDGAVHKPYNCSHCGKSFSRPDHLNSHVRQVHSTERPFKCATCEAAFATKDRLRAHTVRHEEKVPCHVCGKMLSAAYISDHMKVHSQGPHHVCELCNKGFTTAAYLRVHAVKDHGLQAPRPDRLLCKLCSVHCKTPTQLAGHMQTHLSGGAPPVPGDAPQPQPPPPQPTC
- the MAZ gene encoding myc-associated zinc finger protein isoform X1, yielding MTLLIQGAQEPVLRGPYPKYSFPLFLTPDWLEAMFPVFPCTLLAPPFPVLGLDSRGVGNLMNSFPPPQGHAQNPLQVGAELQSRFFASQGCNQSPFQAAPAPPPTPQAPSAEPLQVDLLPVLAAAQESAAAVAAAAAAAAAAAAAPPATATASTVDTAALKQPPAPPPPPPPTSAPAPEAAPPATIAATATAAAAPTSTAVVAPVATALEKKSKSKGPYICALCAKEFKNGYNLRRHEAIHTGAKAGRAGPGTMRMPTMVPLSLLSVPATLGGAGGGGGEGGAGGGGAGVGGGGVVTTTASGKRIRKNHACEMCGKAFRDVYHLNRHKLSHSDEKPYQCPVCQQRFKRKDRMSYHVRSHDGAVHKPYNCSHCGKSFSRPDHLNSHVRQVHSTERPFKCATCEAAFATKDRLRAHTVRHEEKVPCHVCGKMLSAAYISDHMKVHSQGPHHVCELCNKGFTTAAYLRVHAVKDHGLQAPRPDRLLCKLCSVHCKTPTQLAGHMQTHLSGGAPPVPGDAPQPQPPPPQPTC
- the KIF22 gene encoding kinesin-like protein KIF22; this translates as MAVAAAAVAAATGATRCQMSKGRTSRRPSVARVRVAVRLRPFVEEASSTSESSCVRGLDSCSLEIANGRNSQETLKYQFDAFYGETSTQQDIYVGFVQPILRHLMNGQNASVLAYGPTGAGKTYTMLGSPEQPGIIPRALKDLLQLTWEEGAEGRPWAFAVSMSYLEIYQEKVLDLLAPASGDLVIREDRWGNILIPGLTQKPIASFTDFEQHFLPASRNRTVGATRLNQRSSRSHAVLLVKVEQRERIAPFRQREGKLYLIDLAGSEDNRRTGNQGLRLKESGAINASLFVLGKVVDALNQGLPRVPYRDSKLTRLLQDSLGGSAHSVLIANIAPERRFYLDTVTSLNFASRSKEVINRPFTHKSLQPPAFIPVKPGQKELMDPPEAKQTRSQEEMEDRTSIPELLSGCPKLSPLKQLNTLEPAVQERLLNLDRILDSQGSHRTSILSTPRRERTALEKALKEKDLEIQRLKEKYKELEANRQSQKPKELEEEENGSLAPPCPLPSKTISMTKPLNRVVPFRLIQEQTTSQSKAHILQKESRKRKQPEPICGQQEEQPERLCTTLELLQVPPDLLTESRRKILGLLNTGSAKELRRLQRIGEKKAQLIVGWRELHGPFAEVEDLGQVEGISEKQVATFVKANILSLAAECFRALPLKDA